The following coding sequences lie in one Alloacidobacterium dinghuense genomic window:
- a CDS encoding serine hydrolase domain-containing protein has protein sequence MTLFRTVVFWLSFPIAVSALAQPSQAPVGPAPVLQPTHADQQTLPTVPAGGHALDASDLQAFFDGILPMQLERSDIAGAAVLVMKDGNVLLQKGYGYADEKTKKPVDPNTTIFRLASISKLFTWVSIMQLEEQGKLNLDTDVNQYLDFKIEPAFGKPITLRNLMTHTGGFEEVLRDIIITDPRWALSLRDYLIQNQPRRLFPPGVVPAYSNYGVGLASYIVQRVSGEPFEQYVADHIFSPLGMTHSTFYEPPHQALSSLPSEGYRGNTEKPAVGFEIFNPVGAGGLSSTASDMGRFGMALLNGGELDGQRILKPETLAQMWTPQFRANDQMPPLCMGFYQTWRNNLRWIGHEGDLIAFHSLFFVEPKEKLVLFVSYNSAGAGDKPRPEIIDMFSDRYFPGNSKQTFVNLPRYELDAIEGTYQSTRRADSTRLRLGDLFNQHSAKVDKDGVLHIEDITDLRNHPIKWKPIGKDLWQEIDGQRKLFAIRDERGRVIRLAHDFPGVQGQRVSWYDNSKLVLTAAGASLAILLAVVIASLSRLCRRIVLRKRSKPAPQSGTKWLPFISQTAAWVWVVMLSAIAGFFAAKGDDFLPPTPAWDKYFFLINLVTALALMLSFCAIFSGIRIWKRAGIRNITRVKYSLVALACLLLSVLAIHWNLIGPVKRI, from the coding sequence ATGACACTATTTCGCACCGTAGTTTTCTGGTTGAGTTTCCCTATAGCTGTCTCGGCATTAGCGCAACCATCTCAGGCGCCAGTTGGTCCTGCCCCCGTTCTACAGCCAACGCATGCAGACCAGCAGACATTACCGACTGTTCCTGCTGGCGGCCATGCCCTCGATGCCTCCGATCTGCAGGCGTTTTTTGATGGAATACTCCCCATGCAACTGGAGCGCAGCGATATTGCCGGGGCAGCCGTTCTGGTGATGAAGGACGGCAACGTCTTGCTGCAGAAGGGCTACGGTTACGCGGACGAGAAGACGAAGAAGCCGGTCGATCCCAACACAACCATCTTCCGTCTCGCATCCATTTCCAAGCTGTTCACCTGGGTCTCCATCATGCAGCTTGAAGAGCAGGGCAAGCTCAACCTCGACACAGATGTCAATCAGTATCTTGATTTCAAAATTGAGCCAGCCTTCGGAAAGCCGATTACGCTGCGCAACCTGATGACGCACACCGGAGGATTCGAAGAGGTTCTACGCGACATCATCATTACCGACCCGAGGTGGGCGCTCAGCCTTCGAGATTATCTAATCCAGAACCAGCCTCGCAGACTATTTCCACCGGGAGTCGTTCCCGCCTATTCCAACTATGGCGTCGGTCTGGCCAGTTACATTGTCCAGCGTGTGAGCGGAGAACCGTTCGAGCAATACGTCGCCGACCACATCTTTAGCCCGCTGGGAATGACGCATTCGACGTTCTACGAGCCACCGCACCAAGCTCTGTCGTCCCTGCCTTCCGAGGGATATCGCGGCAACACAGAAAAGCCTGCGGTAGGCTTCGAGATTTTCAACCCAGTCGGCGCAGGCGGGCTCTCTTCTACCGCTTCTGATATGGGACGTTTCGGCATGGCCCTGCTGAACGGCGGAGAACTCGACGGGCAGCGCATCCTCAAGCCTGAAACACTCGCCCAGATGTGGACTCCGCAGTTTCGCGCCAATGACCAGATGCCACCCCTCTGCATGGGTTTTTATCAAACGTGGCGCAACAACCTGCGTTGGATTGGCCATGAGGGCGACTTGATCGCATTTCACAGTCTTTTTTTCGTCGAGCCTAAAGAAAAGCTCGTGCTCTTCGTTTCCTATAATTCAGCGGGCGCTGGGGACAAACCGCGGCCTGAAATCATCGATATGTTTTCCGATCGGTATTTTCCGGGCAACAGCAAGCAGACATTCGTCAACCTGCCGCGTTATGAACTCGACGCGATTGAGGGAACATACCAGAGCACGCGTCGTGCAGACAGCACCAGGCTGAGACTCGGAGACCTCTTCAATCAACACAGCGCAAAAGTCGACAAGGACGGAGTTCTTCATATCGAGGACATCACGGATCTTCGCAATCATCCCATCAAGTGGAAGCCGATCGGCAAAGATCTCTGGCAGGAGATCGACGGCCAACGCAAGCTTTTCGCAATTCGCGATGAGCGGGGAAGAGTGATTCGACTGGCCCACGATTTCCCCGGCGTGCAAGGCCAGCGCGTATCTTGGTATGACAACAGTAAGTTGGTGTTGACTGCTGCAGGAGCAAGTCTCGCCATTCTTTTGGCAGTGGTTATTGCATCGCTGAGCCGGCTGTGTCGAAGAATTGTTCTGCGGAAGCGGAGCAAGCCCGCACCGCAATCGGGAACCAAGTGGCTTCCATTCATCTCACAGACAGCCGCATGGGTATGGGTCGTAATGTTGTCGGCCATTGCTGGTTTCTTTGCCGCAAAAGGGGACGACTTTTTGCCGCCAACACCGGCATGGGATAAGTATTTTTTCCTGATCAATCTCGTGACAGCATTGGCTTTGATGCTGAGCTTTTGTGCAATCTTTTCGGGAATTCGCATCTGGAAGCGGGCTGGCATCCGTAACATCACGCGGGTAAAGTACTCACTCGTCGCTCTGGCCTGCCTGCTCCTGAGCGTCCTTGCTATCCACTGGAATCTCATTGGACCGGTAAAGCGCATTTGA
- a CDS encoding circularly permuted type 2 ATP-grasp protein produces the protein MSTTLPQGHSQNPLLREYCLDRAYDEMFGADGEIRPQYEALLKVLTSLPPEELQRRKHYADVSFLMQGITFTVYGQEEGTERIFPYDLLPRLISAEDWDRIECGLTQRITALNLFLHDVYHEGKILAEGVVPREIVYSCQHFRRQMRGLQVPRNVYVAVAGTDLLRMENGEFVVLEDNLRVPSGVSYMLNNRRVLKRTLPHLFRSYGVRPIENYTQALLGTLRSLAPEGRPEPSIVLLTPGVYNSAYFEHTYLARQMGIELVEGRDLVVHDNIVYMRTTGGLRRVDVIYRRVDDDFIDPLSFRPDSILGAPGLFNAYRAGNVTLANAFGTGVADDKALYAYVPQIIRFYLDQDPILNNVETYILADAKHRQHVLANLDKLVIKAVGESGGYGMLIGPHSTKQEREEFRRRIEANPRNYIAQPTLSFSRAPCFQEDGSIEPRHVDLRPYILFGDKVTIVPGGLTRVALRKGSLVVNSSQGGGSKDTWVLSQ, from the coding sequence ATGAGTACAACGCTTCCGCAAGGCCATTCGCAGAACCCGCTGCTGCGCGAGTATTGCCTGGACCGTGCCTATGATGAGATGTTCGGCGCGGACGGTGAAATCCGGCCTCAGTATGAAGCGCTCCTGAAGGTCCTCACTTCGTTACCTCCGGAAGAGTTGCAGCGTCGCAAGCACTATGCCGACGTCTCGTTCCTGATGCAGGGCATCACCTTCACGGTCTACGGTCAGGAAGAAGGAACGGAGAGAATTTTTCCCTACGATCTCCTTCCGAGACTGATCAGCGCTGAGGATTGGGATCGTATTGAATGCGGGTTGACCCAGCGCATCACTGCGCTGAATCTGTTTCTCCACGATGTTTACCACGAGGGAAAAATTCTCGCCGAAGGCGTCGTCCCGCGCGAAATAGTGTACAGTTGCCAGCATTTCCGCCGCCAGATGCGCGGGTTGCAAGTGCCGCGCAATGTCTACGTCGCAGTTGCCGGGACCGATTTGCTGCGCATGGAGAACGGTGAGTTCGTCGTCCTCGAAGACAACCTGCGTGTGCCAAGCGGTGTCTCGTACATGCTGAACAATCGTCGCGTGCTGAAGCGAACGCTTCCGCATCTCTTCCGCAGCTACGGCGTGCGTCCCATCGAGAACTACACGCAGGCGTTGCTCGGAACCTTGCGTTCATTGGCGCCGGAAGGCCGACCCGAGCCTTCGATTGTCCTACTCACGCCCGGCGTCTATAACTCCGCTTACTTCGAACATACCTACCTTGCTCGGCAAATGGGCATCGAACTGGTAGAAGGCCGTGACCTGGTAGTACACGACAACATTGTGTACATGCGTACCACCGGCGGCTTGAGACGAGTCGACGTGATTTATCGTCGCGTAGACGACGACTTCATCGATCCATTGTCGTTCCGCCCAGACTCGATCCTGGGCGCTCCTGGATTGTTCAACGCCTATCGTGCCGGCAACGTCACCCTGGCAAATGCCTTCGGCACAGGAGTAGCTGACGACAAGGCTCTGTATGCCTACGTGCCGCAAATCATCCGCTTCTATCTCGATCAGGACCCGATCCTGAATAACGTCGAAACATATATCCTCGCCGACGCCAAGCACCGTCAGCACGTGCTCGCAAACCTCGACAAGCTTGTCATCAAAGCCGTGGGCGAGTCCGGCGGCTACGGCATGCTGATCGGTCCACACAGCACCAAGCAGGAGCGTGAAGAGTTCAGGCGGCGCATTGAAGCGAATCCGCGAAACTATATTGCGCAGCCCACGCTCTCGTTTTCTCGGGCTCCATGTTTCCAGGAAGACGGCAGCATCGAGCCGCGTCACGTCGACCTGCGACCCTACATCCTGTTCGGAGATAAGGTGACCATTGTTCCAGGAGGCCTCACACGCGTCGCTCTTCGCAAAGGATCACTCGTCGTAAACTCGTCTCAAGGCGGCGGCAGTAAAGACACCTGGGTACTGAGTCAATAA
- a CDS encoding alpha-E domain-containing protein has protein sequence MLSRVADSLYWTSRYLERAEHTVRLIDINLGLMLDKSHTSAERRWQRVLAALGNPSDIHWTGDAYRLVQDICFEATSPNSVVNCIISARENARQIREEISTEQWQRLNRLFHEVSRARTERYSDLQFAEFLPTVIDGVHLFQGVTDTTLSHGEGWQFLQVGRFLERASATAMLLDVYHREVTRSPEESVDAYEYLEWVGLLRSCTAFEAYCKVYTADLTYERMLEFLLLNADFPHSIRYSIDHLHRSLTAIQQESHQLNVDELMRVSGKLRTVLGYDQISDVFTAGPGNYLRRILQECHRIHDLIYEVYIQYSVQTALAL, from the coding sequence ATGCTTTCTCGTGTTGCCGACAGCCTCTACTGGACCAGCCGCTATCTGGAGCGCGCCGAGCATACTGTGCGCCTGATCGACATCAATCTGGGCCTGATGCTCGACAAATCGCACACCAGCGCTGAGCGCCGCTGGCAGCGGGTGCTTGCCGCGCTTGGAAATCCGTCGGATATTCACTGGACAGGCGACGCCTACCGACTGGTGCAGGATATTTGTTTCGAGGCCACGAGTCCAAATTCTGTAGTGAATTGCATCATCTCTGCGCGCGAGAACGCGCGGCAGATACGCGAAGAGATCAGCACCGAACAATGGCAGCGTTTGAACCGTCTCTTCCACGAGGTTTCGCGCGCCCGAACGGAGCGATATTCCGATCTGCAGTTTGCTGAATTCCTGCCCACTGTCATCGATGGCGTTCATCTCTTCCAGGGAGTAACCGATACAACTCTCAGCCATGGAGAAGGTTGGCAATTCCTCCAGGTTGGACGCTTTCTGGAACGCGCATCAGCAACCGCGATGTTGCTGGACGTATACCACCGCGAAGTCACGCGCTCCCCCGAAGAGTCAGTCGACGCGTATGAATATCTCGAATGGGTGGGCCTGCTGCGCAGTTGCACCGCGTTCGAAGCGTACTGCAAAGTCTATACTGCAGATTTAACCTACGAAAGAATGCTCGAGTTTCTCCTGCTAAACGCCGATTTTCCGCATTCGATTCGCTATTCCATCGACCATTTGCATCGGTCACTGACTGCGATTCAGCAGGAGAGCCATCAGCTGAATGTCGATGAACTCATGCGCGTCTCGGGCAAACTCCGCACGGTGCTTGGTTACGATCAAATCTCGGATGTCTTCACCGCCGGCCCGGGCAACTATCTGCGTCGCATTCTGCAGGAGTGCCACCGCATCCATGACCTGATCTACGAGGTCTACATTCAATATTCAGTGCAGACAGCGCTGGCCCTATAA